In Chryseobacterium oranimense, a single window of DNA contains:
- a CDS encoding OmpA family protein: MSLNVIDLIKGQLGPALVSQAASQFGESESGISKAIGGLLPAVVGGLANNSDNPGVLDAITNASSSGILGNLIGGSSSSPVISNLLTSIFGDKIGGIVNAIATYAGISNNTSSSLLNLVTGATVGSIGKYAADNNLGKSGISNLLGEQKGIISSLLPAGLSLASLNIGDWAKGYKFDNDNDAIRPAASEAPKVEVTRSTTSAGTNPDRNNNDSGGSIWKWLLPLLLLIAAAYFIWKQCDKKQTTTTTTTTDSTAATTDTAATVTTTDTSATTAAAPAKRTDDNIDLNGVALKGYKGGMEDQMITFLKSGNYKNAADDAALKDKWYDFDHVNFKMGSSTELEAGSQGQLDNLVAILKAFPDAKIKIGGYTDKTGNEASNVKLSQARADFIKNALGKAGVGAQVLGAEGYGSKFATVDAKASDAERAADRKMSVRFAK; encoded by the coding sequence ATGTCTTTAAATGTCATTGATTTAATTAAAGGACAGTTAGGTCCCGCTTTAGTTTCGCAAGCAGCTTCTCAGTTTGGAGAAAGTGAATCCGGTATTTCAAAAGCAATTGGAGGTTTACTGCCTGCAGTTGTGGGAGGATTAGCAAACAACTCTGATAATCCCGGAGTTTTAGATGCTATTACCAATGCCTCGTCAAGCGGAATTTTAGGAAATTTAATAGGGGGTTCATCAAGCAGCCCTGTAATTTCTAATCTGTTGACCTCTATTTTTGGAGACAAGATCGGTGGAATCGTGAATGCTATTGCTACCTACGCAGGAATCAGCAATAACACTTCCAGTTCCCTGCTTAATTTAGTAACAGGAGCTACCGTAGGTTCTATCGGTAAATATGCTGCTGATAATAATTTAGGCAAATCTGGTATTTCCAACCTGTTAGGTGAGCAAAAAGGAATTATTTCTTCACTTTTACCTGCAGGACTTTCTCTTGCGTCTCTTAATATTGGCGACTGGGCAAAAGGGTATAAATTTGATAATGATAATGATGCCATCAGACCAGCAGCCAGTGAAGCACCAAAAGTAGAAGTTACAAGAAGTACTACATCTGCAGGAACCAATCCTGACAGAAATAATAATGATAGCGGAGGTTCAATCTGGAAATGGTTGCTTCCGCTTTTACTTTTAATCGCTGCAGCTTATTTCATCTGGAAACAGTGTGATAAAAAACAGACGACAACAACGACTACCACCACAGACTCTACAGCAGCAACAACCGATACAGCTGCCACTGTTACAACCACGGATACTTCCGCAACAACAGCTGCTGCACCGGCAAAAAGAACAGATGATAACATTGATCTTAACGGTGTTGCCCTGAAAGGTTACAAAGGAGGTATGGAAGATCAGATGATTACTTTCCTTAAATCAGGAAATTATAAAAATGCGGCTGATGATGCAGCATTAAAAGATAAGTGGTATGATTTTGACCATGTAAACTTTAAAATGGGAAGTTCTACTGAACTGGAAGCAGGTTCTCAGGGACAGCTTGATAATTTGGTAGCTATTTTAAAAGCATTCCCGGATGCAAAAATTAAAATCGGAGGTTATACTGATAAAACAGGAAATGAAGCTTCCAACGTAAAATTATCTCAGGCCAGAGCTGATTTCATCAAAAATGCTTTAGGAAAAGCAGGAGTTGGTGCTCAGGTTTTAGGAGCTGAAGGTTACGGAAGTAAATTTGCTACAGTAGATGCTAAAGCTTCTGATGCAGAAAGAGCAGCAGACAGAAAAATGTCTGTAAGATTTGCAAAATAG
- a CDS encoding OmpP1/FadL family transporter yields the protein MLKKSLVLMSVSAAFFAQAQDVSILRNTVDVYSSTPMVGSSKFNAMAGANGALGGDANSLLTNPAGLGVAISGEVSGTLSIAGNKNKSTWAGSTIDYSKTNTDLGNAGAVMAFPLMTETGWKFINIGINFSNQSLDNYVESPGSSNVIKDFTDKSASLAGHAYNRYGNLSRTSFGVGANYNHNLYIGAGFNFLSASIDQYDTAAFQSLDNGSIEYFNRQNTPMSERSSGFSASLGVIGKLSPNFRIGGSIETPTFWRIDRAYNFYNDPDYGDGTGGESRDLTTPLKATVSAAFVASKNFSLNVDYTLGLTKPKYKVVTGVESELNSFFKDNYKNLSEVRIGAEYRIQQFRLRGGYSYVSNPFDALTVSQVNPDASTSDQSYSNMMLNNRNLASVGLGYDFKSFYIDASYQYVTSTYSNPFLRGIETGNPSTDTAYYSDTRIMSSDYFAVSEVKNNRNNFFITLGWKF from the coding sequence ATGTTAAAAAAATCTTTAGTATTAATGAGTGTTTCTGCTGCATTTTTTGCGCAGGCACAGGATGTTTCCATATTGAGAAATACTGTAGATGTTTATTCCAGTACTCCTATGGTGGGTTCTTCAAAGTTTAATGCAATGGCAGGAGCTAACGGAGCATTAGGAGGTGATGCCAATTCACTGCTTACCAACCCTGCAGGTTTGGGAGTAGCTATTTCCGGGGAAGTTTCTGGAACACTATCTATTGCAGGAAATAAAAATAAAAGTACCTGGGCAGGATCAACAATTGATTACAGTAAAACCAATACAGATCTTGGAAATGCTGGGGCTGTAATGGCTTTTCCCCTAATGACTGAAACAGGATGGAAGTTTATCAATATCGGAATCAATTTTTCCAATCAATCATTGGACAATTATGTAGAATCTCCCGGAAGCAGTAATGTGATCAAAGATTTTACTGATAAAAGCGCATCATTGGCGGGACATGCCTATAACAGATATGGAAATCTTTCCAGAACAAGTTTTGGGGTAGGTGCCAATTATAATCATAATCTATACATAGGTGCAGGATTCAATTTTTTGAGTGCATCCATAGATCAGTATGATACGGCAGCTTTCCAGTCATTGGATAATGGTTCCATAGAGTATTTTAACAGACAGAATACACCTATGAGTGAAAGATCTTCAGGTTTTTCTGCTTCCTTAGGGGTAATCGGAAAGCTTAGTCCTAATTTCAGAATTGGTGGTTCCATAGAAACTCCAACTTTCTGGCGTATCGACAGGGCTTATAATTTCTACAATGATCCTGATTATGGAGACGGTACAGGCGGTGAATCCAGAGATCTTACAACACCGCTTAAAGCAACAGTAAGTGCTGCTTTTGTTGCCAGCAAAAACTTTTCATTGAATGTAGACTATACACTTGGACTTACAAAACCTAAATACAAAGTCGTTACAGGTGTTGAAAGCGAGCTAAATAGCTTCTTTAAAGACAATTATAAGAACCTGTCTGAAGTAAGAATAGGTGCAGAATACAGAATACAGCAGTTTAGACTGAGAGGTGGTTATTCTTATGTATCCAACCCTTTTGATGCTTTAACGGTAAGCCAGGTAAATCCTGATGCTTCCACATCAGATCAGTCATACAGCAATATGATGCTGAATAACAGAAATCTTGCCTCAGTTGGTTTGGGATATGATTTCAAGTCGTTTTATATTGATGCGTCATACCAATATGTAACGTCTACATACAGCAATCCTTTCTTGAGAGGTATTGAAACAGGTAATCCTTCTACTGATACAGCTTATTATTCTGATACAAGAATTATGTCATCAGATTACTTTGCCGTTTCAGAAGTTAAAAATAACAGGAATAACTTCTTTATTACATTAGGCTGGAAGTTCTAA
- a CDS encoding Nramp family divalent metal transporter, with amino-acid sequence MNFKLNSAWRKDKTSHSLSEVYSSIKVPRNAPFWRKYLAFAGPGLMIAVGYMDPGNWATDIAGGAQFGYTLLSVILISNIFAMVLQHLSVKLGVVAERDLAQACRDHFNPTTNFILWIFCEIAIAACDLAEVIGSAIALNLLFHIPLTWGIVITTVDVLIILLLQAKGFRWIESIVGGLIFIILACFIYEIVISQPAFNEILGGLVPQKEIIQNPAMLYIAIGILGATVMPHNLYLHSSIVQTRDYPRDKEGKKEAIKFATIDSTVSLMLAFFINAAILILAAATFHTTGNKHVADIHDAYKMLTPILGASMASIAFAIALLASGQNSTLTGTLAGQIVMEGFLNIRLKPWLRRLITRLIAVIPALIVTIIYGEKGTTDLLVLSQVILSMQLSFAVVPLVMFTNDKAKMGEFVNKPLLKIAVWIISVIIIILNLYLLYQTFTG; translated from the coding sequence ATGAATTTCAAATTAAACAGCGCCTGGCGTAAAGATAAAACATCCCACTCCCTCTCTGAGGTATATTCCTCTATAAAAGTTCCCCGAAATGCCCCATTTTGGAGAAAGTATCTGGCTTTTGCCGGACCGGGCCTTATGATTGCTGTTGGATACATGGATCCGGGAAACTGGGCAACGGATATTGCGGGCGGAGCACAGTTCGGGTATACCCTGCTTTCGGTGATTCTTATCTCAAATATTTTTGCGATGGTTTTACAGCATTTATCTGTAAAATTAGGTGTTGTTGCTGAAAGAGATCTTGCACAGGCCTGCCGCGACCATTTTAATCCTACGACCAATTTTATTTTATGGATATTCTGTGAAATAGCCATTGCAGCCTGTGACCTCGCCGAAGTAATTGGCTCTGCCATAGCATTAAATCTTCTTTTTCATATTCCTTTAACCTGGGGAATTGTCATAACGACTGTAGATGTTCTGATCATTCTCTTGCTTCAGGCTAAAGGCTTCAGATGGATAGAAAGTATTGTCGGCGGACTTATTTTTATCATTCTTGCCTGTTTTATTTATGAAATTGTCATTTCACAACCGGCCTTTAATGAAATTCTTGGCGGGCTGGTTCCTCAAAAGGAAATCATTCAAAATCCGGCAATGCTTTATATTGCGATCGGAATTTTGGGAGCTACTGTTATGCCTCATAATTTATATCTTCACAGCAGCATAGTTCAGACAAGAGATTATCCAAGAGACAAGGAAGGAAAAAAGGAAGCCATAAAATTCGCAACTATTGATAGCACGGTTTCACTAATGCTGGCTTTCTTTATCAATGCAGCTATTCTTATTCTGGCGGCGGCAACCTTCCATACTACAGGAAATAAACATGTAGCAGATATTCACGATGCCTACAAAATGCTTACTCCCATATTAGGAGCCTCTATGGCAAGTATTGCTTTTGCGATTGCTTTATTGGCCTCAGGACAGAATTCCACACTCACAGGAACTCTTGCGGGACAGATTGTCATGGAGGGTTTCCTCAATATCAGGTTAAAACCATGGCTCAGAAGATTAATCACAAGACTTATTGCTGTAATTCCTGCTTTAATAGTGACGATCATCTATGGCGAAAAGGGAACAACCGATTTATTAGTTTTGAGCCAGGTTATTTTATCCATGCAGCTGAGTTTTGCAGTGGTTCCTTTAGTTATGTTTACCAACGACAAGGCTAAAATGGGAGAATTCGTGAACAAGCCTTTATTAAAGATAGCAGTCTGGATTATTTCTGTTATTATCATTATCCTAAATCTTTACTTACTTTACCAGACATTCACGGGATAG
- a CDS encoding DUF808 domain-containing protein, whose amino-acid sequence MASGFFAILDDIAALMDDVAVTSKIATQKTAGILGDDLAVNAEKATGFLSSREIPVLWAITKGSFINKLIILPVVFLLNWIYAPAINYVLILGGLYLAFEGVEKIIEFLFHREKEGHEVVEEIVEDEKSDEEIEKAKVKSAITTDFILSIEIVIIALGTVLEESHPFITQILVTSLVAFIATVGVYGIVALIVRMDDAGFKLIKKSNDKGFFGKLGHLLVKALPIVIKALGVIGTIALIMVAGGIFAHRVEFLHHILPSWSSNEILTILKEIILGLAGGLFAVALFTMGKGVVSLVKKK is encoded by the coding sequence ATGGCATCTGGTTTTTTTGCAATTTTAGATGATATTGCAGCACTGATGGATGATGTGGCCGTTACAAGTAAAATAGCTACGCAGAAAACAGCAGGTATCCTTGGTGATGATCTGGCAGTAAATGCAGAGAAGGCTACAGGTTTTCTTTCCTCAAGAGAAATTCCGGTCTTATGGGCCATTACAAAAGGATCTTTTATCAATAAGCTCATTATTCTTCCTGTTGTATTCCTTCTCAACTGGATCTATGCTCCGGCAATTAACTATGTGTTGATTCTCGGAGGGCTGTATCTGGCTTTTGAAGGAGTTGAAAAAATCATAGAATTTCTTTTCCACCGCGAAAAAGAAGGTCATGAAGTAGTAGAAGAAATTGTAGAAGACGAAAAAAGTGATGAAGAAATAGAAAAAGCAAAGGTAAAATCAGCCATTACTACAGATTTTATTTTATCTATTGAGATTGTCATCATCGCCTTAGGAACGGTTTTGGAAGAAAGTCACCCTTTCATTACTCAGATTTTAGTAACAAGTCTGGTTGCGTTTATAGCCACAGTGGGAGTTTACGGTATAGTTGCCTTAATTGTAAGAATGGATGATGCAGGATTCAAATTAATCAAAAAAAGTAATGACAAAGGTTTCTTTGGAAAACTTGGACATTTATTGGTGAAAGCACTGCCTATTGTAATTAAAGCTTTAGGAGTTATCGGTACGATTGCTTTGATTATGGTTGCCGGCGGTATTTTTGCACACAGAGTAGAATTCCTTCACCATATTTTGCCTTCCTGGTCTTCTAACGAGATCCTTACTATCTTAAAAGAAATCATTCTTGGACTTGCAGGAGGTTTATTTGCTGTTGCCCTTTTTACAATGGGAAAAGGTGTTGTTTCTTTAGTGAAGAAGAAGTAG
- a CDS encoding ZIP family metal transporter yields the protein MTVVLLILSVITGVFLGKHFGKKEKLAKNLLVLSAGFLITICLNEVFPQVYTSEAGSSLGIFVIAGVLLQMILEALTKGFEHGHFHHHNEHNILPVALMVGLFIHAFIEGIPLANEKEHLSPYLLGIVFHNLPISFILGAFLFNRKNESKTSPYPSLLIVALFALASPMGMLLGNYFNPDLQPYFLAIVGGIFLHISSVIIFESNKNHNIDWVKIGLVIIGVSLALIMHLFHHHPAAGHSH from the coding sequence ATAACTGTCGTTTTACTGATATTAAGCGTCATTACAGGCGTTTTTCTAGGCAAGCATTTCGGAAAAAAGGAAAAGCTGGCTAAAAATCTGCTGGTACTGAGCGCCGGCTTCCTGATCACGATCTGCCTGAACGAAGTTTTCCCGCAGGTATATACTTCTGAAGCGGGAAGCAGTCTGGGAATTTTCGTTATAGCAGGTGTTTTGCTTCAAATGATTCTCGAAGCCTTGACAAAAGGTTTTGAACATGGACATTTCCACCACCATAACGAGCATAATATTCTTCCTGTAGCCTTGATGGTAGGATTATTTATCCATGCTTTTATTGAAGGAATTCCTTTGGCTAATGAAAAAGAACATTTATCTCCCTATCTTCTGGGAATTGTGTTTCACAATCTTCCGATTTCCTTTATACTCGGAGCTTTTTTGTTCAATCGTAAAAATGAATCTAAAACTTCGCCGTATCCTTCATTGCTGATTGTAGCCTTATTCGCTCTTGCTTCTCCAATGGGAATGCTGCTTGGAAATTATTTCAATCCTGATCTGCAGCCTTATTTTCTGGCTATTGTAGGAGGAATTTTCCTTCACATTTCATCCGTTATTATTTTCGAAAGCAATAAAAATCACAATATCGATTGGGTAAAGATTGGACTTGTCATCATTGGAGTTTCCTTAGCGCTGATTATGCATTTGTTCCATCATCATCCTGCGGCCGGACATTCACATTAA
- the dnaJ gene encoding molecular chaperone DnaJ, which produces MSKRDYYEVLEISKSASADEIKKSYRKMAIKYHPDKNPGDKEAEEKFKEAAEAYEVLSDDQKRARYDQFGHAGMGGNGGFGGGGFGGGMNMEDIFSQFGDIFGGGFGGFGGNGGGRQQVKGSNLRIRIKLNLEEMVNGTQKTIKVKKMKMAEGATSKVCPTCNGSGVQLKVMNTMFGQMQTQTTCGTCQGIGKVADKIPAGANAQGLIKDEEEISINIPAGARDGIQLNVRGKGNDAPFGGIPGDLLVIIEEEVDKTIKREGDNLHQELYVSFAEAALGTKKEVPTVGGKVKITVDPGTQSGKILRLAGKGLPSIDSYGKGDMFIHINVWTPQKLTKEQKDFFEKQMSSGEMVAEPSGKEKTFFDKVKDLFN; this is translated from the coding sequence ATGTCAAAAAGAGATTATTACGAAGTTCTTGAGATCAGTAAATCTGCATCTGCCGACGAGATAAAGAAATCATACCGAAAAATGGCCATTAAATATCACCCTGATAAAAATCCGGGAGATAAAGAGGCTGAGGAAAAATTCAAGGAAGCTGCAGAGGCCTATGAAGTACTTAGCGACGATCAGAAACGTGCAAGATACGATCAGTTTGGCCATGCCGGAATGGGCGGTAACGGAGGTTTCGGAGGCGGAGGCTTCGGCGGAGGAATGAACATGGAAGATATTTTCAGCCAGTTTGGAGATATTTTTGGCGGAGGCTTCGGAGGCTTTGGTGGAAATGGCGGCGGACGTCAGCAGGTGAAAGGCTCCAATTTGAGAATCAGAATTAAGCTGAATCTTGAAGAAATGGTAAACGGAACCCAGAAAACCATCAAAGTAAAGAAAATGAAAATGGCAGAAGGTGCCACTTCAAAAGTATGCCCTACCTGTAACGGTTCCGGTGTTCAGCTTAAAGTAATGAACACGATGTTCGGACAGATGCAGACGCAGACTACCTGCGGTACCTGCCAGGGAATCGGGAAAGTTGCAGATAAAATTCCTGCAGGCGCTAATGCACAGGGACTAATAAAGGATGAGGAAGAAATTTCCATCAACATTCCTGCAGGTGCAAGAGACGGTATCCAGCTTAATGTAAGAGGAAAAGGAAATGATGCTCCTTTCGGCGGAATTCCGGGAGACTTATTGGTGATCATTGAAGAGGAAGTAGATAAAACGATCAAGAGAGAAGGCGATAATCTTCATCAGGAATTATATGTTTCTTTTGCAGAAGCAGCTTTAGGAACCAAAAAAGAAGTTCCTACAGTAGGCGGAAAAGTGAAAATTACCGTTGACCCGGGAACTCAGTCCGGAAAGATTCTCAGACTGGCAGGAAAAGGTCTTCCAAGCATCGACAGCTATGGAAAAGGTGATATGTTCATCCACATTAATGTATGGACTCCTCAGAAGCTGACTAAAGAACAAAAAGATTTCTTTGAAAAACAGATGTCAAGCGGAGAAATGGTTGCAGAACCTTCCGGAAAGGAAAAGACTTTTTTTGATAAAGTAAAAGATTTATTCAATTAA
- a CDS encoding prolyl-tRNA synthetase encodes MLKSKGVLTIAGGLLLVSCGAQMGGYTETDGVYYDPNKDTLPEGVIINDGGNRVGENYDYYQDSNVIQNAEANSREQNNRYNEWSGTNANWNTNATDSDWGSFAGSQTNYYDNSWGYYPWGWYGYSPYWGMNRGWGWGMNLSWGWGGSFGWGGSFGWGWGSPYWGYSPYWGGYYDPFWGGGYGYPYWGGGYWGNGYRSVYRRSGGGGFSNPGLTNAVYRTNTYRNSGNGFRNTSSNGYRNGSTNGGFRNSGSYNNGGFRQGNGGYRTQPQSGGFRNSNSQPRPNYNSQPNYNNGGFRSNDNGGFRSNGGFNSSGGGFRGGSSGGGGMRSGGGGGGFRGGR; translated from the coding sequence ATGTTAAAATCCAAAGGGGTCTTAACGATAGCAGGTGGATTGCTGCTTGTTTCCTGTGGTGCCCAGATGGGTGGCTACACAGAGACTGACGGGGTATACTACGACCCCAACAAAGATACACTGCCGGAAGGCGTGATCATCAATGATGGCGGTAACAGGGTAGGCGAAAATTATGACTACTACCAGGACTCCAACGTGATCCAGAATGCAGAAGCCAATTCCAGAGAACAGAATAACAGATATAATGAATGGAGCGGTACCAATGCTAACTGGAATACCAATGCTACGGATTCCGACTGGGGTTCATTTGCCGGTTCTCAGACCAACTATTATGATAATTCCTGGGGTTATTATCCTTGGGGATGGTATGGTTATAGCCCATATTGGGGCATGAACCGCGGCTGGGGCTGGGGTATGAATTTATCCTGGGGCTGGGGCGGATCATTTGGCTGGGGCGGCTCATTCGGCTGGGGCTGGGGAAGTCCTTATTGGGGATATTCTCCTTACTGGGGAGGATATTACGACCCGTTCTGGGGCGGCGGTTACGGATACCCATATTGGGGCGGCGGCTACTGGGGTAACGGCTACAGATCTGTTTACAGAAGAAGCGGTGGCGGAGGATTCAGTAATCCGGGCTTAACCAATGCAGTTTATAGAACCAATACTTACAGAAACAGTGGAAACGGTTTCAGAAATACATCAAGTAACGGATACCGAAACGGAAGCACTAACGGAGGCTTTAGAAATAGCGGTTCCTATAACAACGGAGGATTCAGACAAGGAAACGGTGGTTACAGAACACAGCCACAGTCAGGAGGATTCCGTAATTCAAATTCTCAACCGAGACCTAATTATAACTCACAGCCAAACTATAACAACGGAGGTTTCAGATCGAATGATAATGGAGGCTTCAGATCAAACGGAGGTTTTAACAGTTCTGGCGGAGGTTTCAGAGGCGGCTCTTCAGGAGGCGGCGGTATGAGATCTGGCGGCGGAGGCGGTGGCTTCAGAGGCGGCAGATAA
- a CDS encoding nucleotide exchange factor GrpE — translation MENKDINEESINNQEENNIQNEAVSEENVTAKPSAEELLAEEKDRYIRLYAEFENYKKRTAKEKMEFFQYANQDLMISMLGILDDFERALKEIAKNGNASDLQGIELIYQKFKNRLTEKGLKAMEVNAGDTFNVDYHEAITQIPAPSEDLKGKIVDVIETGYTLNDKVIRFAKVVTGN, via the coding sequence ATGGAAAATAAGGATATTAACGAAGAAAGCATCAATAATCAGGAAGAAAACAACATTCAGAACGAAGCGGTATCTGAAGAAAATGTGACAGCAAAACCTTCTGCAGAGGAACTTTTGGCAGAAGAAAAAGACCGTTACATCAGATTATATGCTGAATTCGAAAATTATAAAAAAAGAACGGCAAAAGAGAAGATGGAGTTCTTCCAGTATGCCAACCAGGATCTGATGATCTCTATGCTTGGAATTTTAGATGATTTTGAAAGAGCTTTAAAAGAAATTGCTAAAAACGGCAATGCATCAGACCTTCAGGGAATAGAGCTTATCTATCAGAAATTCAAGAACAGACTTACTGAAAAGGGTTTAAAAGCAATGGAGGTGAATGCAGGTGATACATTCAACGTTGACTATCATGAGGCTATTACACAGATCCCTGCACCATCTGAAGATCTGAAAGGCAAAATCGTAGATGTTATTGAAACAGGATACACTTTGAACGATAAAGTGATCCGTTTTGCAAAAGTAGTAACAGGAAACTAA
- the proS gene encoding proline--tRNA ligase, with protein MAKLTSRSEDYSKWYNELVVKADLAENSGVRGCMVIKPYGYAIWEKMRDEMDKRFKETGHVNAYFPLFVPKSLFEAEEKNAEGFAKECAVVTHYRLKTDPDNPHKLIVDPDAKLEEELIVRPTSEAIIWNTYKNWIQSYRDLPILINQWANVVRWEMRTRLFLRTAEFLWQEGHTAHATKDEAVEEAEKMNDVYADFAEKFMAMPVIKGLKTPSERFAGADETYCIEALMQDGKALQAGTSHFLGQNFAKAFDVKFTNKEGKIEHAWATSWGTSTRLMGALIMTHSDDFGLVLPPTLAPIQVVIVPIFKGDEQLAQISEVALDIQAKLKAKGISVKFDDDTHNKPGWKFAEYELKGVPVRIAMGPRDLENKSVEIARRDNLTKEVRSIDGLDSYIEELLQTIQKDLYEKAFNFRKDNITRVDTYEEFKRVLEEKGGFIYAHWDGTAEEEEQIKDETKATIRCIPLDDDVEEGISMVTGKPSKRRVLFAKAY; from the coding sequence ATGGCAAAATTAACCTCAAGAAGCGAAGATTACAGCAAATGGTATAATGAGTTGGTGGTAAAAGCTGACTTAGCTGAAAACTCTGGAGTGCGAGGATGCATGGTAATTAAACCATACGGCTATGCAATCTGGGAAAAAATGCGTGATGAAATGGACAAAAGATTCAAAGAAACAGGTCACGTTAATGCTTATTTCCCGCTTTTTGTGCCCAAAAGTCTGTTTGAGGCAGAAGAGAAAAATGCAGAAGGTTTTGCTAAAGAATGTGCAGTAGTTACCCATTATAGATTAAAAACAGATCCGGACAATCCTCACAAGCTTATTGTAGATCCGGATGCCAAATTAGAAGAAGAGCTTATCGTACGTCCTACTTCTGAAGCAATTATATGGAATACTTATAAAAACTGGATCCAGTCTTACAGAGATCTTCCAATATTAATCAATCAATGGGCAAACGTTGTCCGTTGGGAAATGAGAACCCGTCTGTTTCTTAGAACAGCAGAATTCTTATGGCAGGAAGGGCATACAGCACATGCTACCAAAGATGAGGCTGTGGAAGAAGCTGAAAAGATGAATGATGTGTATGCAGACTTTGCAGAAAAATTCATGGCAATGCCTGTTATTAAAGGATTGAAAACACCGTCTGAAAGATTTGCAGGAGCTGATGAAACATACTGTATAGAAGCATTAATGCAGGATGGGAAAGCACTTCAGGCAGGAACATCTCACTTCTTAGGCCAGAATTTTGCGAAAGCTTTTGATGTAAAATTCACCAATAAGGAAGGAAAGATAGAACATGCATGGGCTACTTCATGGGGAACTTCTACCCGTTTGATGGGAGCTCTTATCATGACGCATTCTGATGATTTCGGACTGGTACTTCCTCCTACCCTCGCACCAATTCAGGTGGTTATTGTTCCGATTTTCAAAGGAGATGAGCAGCTGGCACAGATCAGCGAAGTGGCTCTTGATATCCAGGCTAAATTAAAGGCAAAAGGAATTTCAGTGAAATTCGACGATGATACCCATAACAAACCGGGCTGGAAATTTGCAGAATACGAATTGAAAGGTGTTCCTGTAAGAATTGCAATGGGACCGAGAGATCTTGAAAATAAGTCTGTTGAAATTGCAAGAAGAGATAATTTAACAAAAGAAGTCCGTTCTATTGACGGTTTGGATTCTTATATTGAAGAATTATTGCAGACCATACAGAAAGATCTTTACGAAAAAGCATTCAATTTCAGAAAAGATAATATCACACGAGTAGATACTTATGAAGAGTTCAAAAGAGTTCTTGAAGAAAAAGGAGGCTTTATATATGCCCATTGGGACGGAACAGCAGAGGAAGAAGAGCAGATTAAAGACGAAACAAAGGCTACCATAAGATGTATTCCTTTGGATGACGACGTTGAGGAAGGTATTTCCATGGTAACCGGAAAACCGTCTAAAAGACGTGTATTATTCGCAAAAGCTTACTAA